A part of Halobaculum sp. MBLA0143 genomic DNA contains:
- a CDS encoding 6-hydroxymethylpterin diphosphokinase MptE-like protein, producing the protein MEYADWEPVYESILDDFGYGRGGDETARDELAAVAEPFDRDRLACEGETVAVAGAGPSLESEVAVAREADWVFAASTATDRLADAGVTVDLMVTDLDKNPETVADRTGRGEPVAVHAHGDNRDLLAEWLPRIDADHVLATTQAAPADAVCNPGGFTDGDRAAYLADELGATRLQFLGWDFDDESVTAEKRRKLRWAERLLAHLEERRGERFAVLDGRRSGIEPVV; encoded by the coding sequence ATGGAGTACGCCGACTGGGAACCCGTCTACGAGTCGATCCTCGACGACTTCGGCTACGGTCGCGGCGGCGACGAGACCGCCCGCGACGAGCTCGCGGCGGTCGCGGAGCCGTTCGACCGTGACCGACTCGCCTGCGAGGGGGAGACGGTCGCCGTCGCCGGTGCCGGGCCCTCGTTGGAGTCGGAAGTCGCCGTCGCCCGGGAGGCCGACTGGGTGTTCGCGGCCTCGACGGCGACCGACCGGCTCGCCGACGCCGGCGTGACGGTCGACCTGATGGTGACGGACCTGGACAAGAACCCGGAGACGGTCGCCGACCGGACGGGCCGGGGGGAGCCGGTCGCCGTCCACGCCCACGGCGACAACCGGGATCTGCTCGCGGAGTGGCTCCCCCGGATCGACGCCGACCACGTCCTGGCGACGACACAGGCCGCACCCGCCGACGCCGTCTGTAACCCCGGGGGGTTCACGGACGGCGACCGGGCGGCGTACCTCGCGGACGAACTCGGGGCCACACGACTCCAGTTCCTCGGGTGGGACTTCGACGACGAGAGCGTCACCGCGGAGAAACGCCGGAAACTGCGCTGGGCCGAGCGGCTGTTGGCACACCTGGAGGAGCGCCGTGGCGAGCGGTTCGCCGTCCTGGACGGTCGCCGGAGCGGGATCGAGCCGGTCGTGTGA
- a CDS encoding dihydropteroate synthase, with product MRTVDAAGLSIGDDHPPRIMGVLNVSEESPYDPSVYDDPGEAAQYVDEELIDEGADIVDIGLESANKDLDVLGPDEELERLDTAIQTIESVSGDAVFSIETRYHEVADEALSRGFDMVNDICGFADPEMPRVCRDHDAAVSKMASPPNLERPGAIEDVDEIYDALAQNGFTDKTIVDPAFGGWSEAKTHADDRETFRRLREFRGYARPMLVSINRKSFLKTIAGRDTEGALPVSLAATSMAVERGAHVIRTHDVAETRDAALVGAEFARDRTRATGEITVEELDATAPAEAGRHADRLDATLTLEEAATRVYEFDGLSPTAVGRLRAAAAGTDATVAPAGDGGAALVVGSPAGLAALSAGVEGDDPLAVAASRLDGEVE from the coding sequence ATGCGAACAGTCGACGCGGCAGGACTGTCGATCGGCGACGACCACCCGCCCCGGATCATGGGCGTGTTGAACGTCTCGGAGGAGTCGCCGTACGACCCGAGCGTCTACGACGACCCGGGGGAGGCGGCGCAGTACGTCGACGAGGAACTGATCGACGAGGGGGCAGACATCGTGGACATCGGGCTAGAGTCCGCCAACAAGGACTTGGACGTGCTCGGCCCCGACGAGGAGCTCGAACGGCTGGACACGGCCATCCAGACCATCGAGTCCGTCTCCGGCGACGCCGTGTTCTCTATCGAGACTCGTTACCACGAGGTGGCAGACGAGGCACTCTCGCGAGGGTTCGACATGGTCAACGACATCTGTGGGTTCGCGGACCCGGAGATGCCCCGGGTGTGCCGGGACCACGACGCCGCGGTGTCGAAGATGGCGTCGCCGCCGAATCTGGAGCGCCCGGGCGCCATCGAGGACGTCGACGAGATCTACGACGCCCTCGCACAGAACGGGTTCACCGACAAGACGATCGTCGACCCGGCGTTCGGCGGCTGGAGCGAGGCCAAGACCCACGCCGACGACCGGGAGACGTTCCGCCGGCTCCGGGAGTTCCGGGGGTACGCCCGGCCGATGCTCGTGTCGATCAACCGCAAGAGCTTCCTGAAGACCATCGCCGGCCGGGACACGGAGGGAGCACTGCCGGTGTCGCTGGCGGCCACCTCGATGGCAGTAGAGCGGGGCGCACACGTGATCCGGACCCACGACGTGGCAGAGACCCGGGACGCGGCGCTCGTGGGCGCGGAGTTCGCCCGCGACCGCACCCGAGCGACCGGGGAGATCACCGTCGAGGAGCTGGACGCGACGGCGCCGGCGGAGGCGGGGCGTCACGCCGACCGGCTCGACGCCACGCTGACCCTCGAGGAGGCGGCGACCCGAGTGTACGAGTTCGACGGGCTGTCGCCGACGGCGGTCGGCCGGCTCCGGGCGGCGGCCGCGGGGACGGACGCGACGGTCGCGCCCGCCGGCGACGGTGGTGCGGCGCTCGTCGTCGGCTCGCCGGCCGGGCTCGCGGCACTGTCGGCGGGGGTCGAGGGTGACGACCCTCTCGCCGTCGCCGCCTCGCGTCTCGACGGGGAGGTAGAGTAG
- a CDS encoding type IV pilin, with protein MDERQSRETRAVSPVIGVILLVAIVVILAAVLGAAVFGLADTTQPTPTVIAEASFEARESVDPHWVFRLEHVGGDGISAGELTVRLVGEPGGGTAEATYPMSFGVGDTLQVGLWGSPSRASNVDCTAEPGDGPPGAGNNQLDGYRDPAHDETVRIVLIHEPSRAVVERLTVDLGAEDRRFTGDERHFLVDGAVPSFGCDDYDWDG; from the coding sequence GTGGACGAACGACAGAGTCGAGAGACCCGTGCCGTCTCCCCCGTGATCGGCGTGATCCTGCTGGTGGCGATCGTCGTGATCCTCGCGGCGGTCCTGGGCGCCGCCGTGTTCGGCCTCGCCGACACCACACAGCCGACGCCGACGGTGATCGCGGAGGCGTCGTTCGAGGCCCGGGAGAGCGTCGACCCACACTGGGTGTTCCGGCTGGAACACGTCGGCGGCGACGGCATCTCGGCCGGCGAACTCACCGTCCGGCTCGTCGGCGAGCCGGGGGGTGGAACGGCCGAGGCGACGTACCCGATGTCGTTCGGGGTCGGTGACACGCTCCAGGTGGGACTGTGGGGGAGCCCCTCGCGGGCGAGCAACGTCGACTGCACGGCGGAGCCGGGCGACGGCCCCCCGGGCGCCGGCAACAACCAACTCGACGGCTACAGGGACCCCGCCCACGACGAGACCGTCCGGATCGTCCTGATCCACGAGCCCTCGCGGGCGGTGGTGGAGCGACTCACTGTCGACTTGGGGGCGGAAGACCGGCGGTTCACCGGCGACGAGCGCCACTTCCTCGTCGACGGCGCCGTCCCCTCGTTCGGCTGTGACGACTACGACTGGGACGGGTAG
- a CDS encoding helix-turn-helix domain-containing protein: MADTNVVYARFRIALPPETWVCAASEAFPDATFRLLAGVRSGDTAQELGEVQTTQPAAVEATIRDHPAVSNYEALGETDNRLLGRYETTDVSLYGFLESSELPPEFPVVVRDGDYELDVTVSQAVFDRFVATLQEHGTEYELLSKLTASDRSGLLTARQREVLSAALRHGYLDVPRECTLAELAGALDADPSSVSTTFRRAQRRLATWFLAAGDTRHYPSQS; this comes from the coding sequence GTGGCCGACACGAACGTGGTGTACGCCCGGTTCCGCATCGCGCTGCCGCCGGAGACGTGGGTGTGTGCGGCCTCGGAGGCGTTCCCGGACGCGACGTTCCGGCTGTTGGCGGGCGTCCGCAGCGGTGACACCGCCCAAGAACTGGGCGAGGTGCAGACGACCCAGCCGGCCGCCGTCGAGGCGACGATCCGCGACCACCCGGCGGTGTCCAACTACGAGGCGTTGGGGGAGACAGACAACCGACTGCTGGGGCGGTACGAGACGACGGACGTGTCGCTGTACGGCTTCCTGGAGTCGTCGGAGCTGCCCCCGGAGTTCCCGGTGGTCGTCCGCGACGGCGACTACGAACTCGACGTGACCGTCTCACAGGCCGTGTTCGACCGGTTCGTCGCCACACTTCAGGAGCACGGGACGGAGTACGAACTGCTGTCGAAGCTGACGGCGTCGGATCGGAGCGGCCTCCTGACGGCCCGCCAACGGGAGGTGTTGTCGGCGGCGCTGCGACACGGCTACCTCGACGTTCCGCGGGAGTGTACGCTCGCGGAGCTCGCGGGGGCGTTGGACGCGGACCCCTCCTCGGTGAGCACGACGTTCCGCCGGGCACAGCGTCGGCTGGCGACGTGGTTCTTGGCCGCCGGCGACACGAGACACTACCCGTCCCAGTCGTAG
- a CDS encoding DUF433 domain-containing protein, with protein MGSAEIVRTPDVLDGEPRIAETGVSVLEVWSYVRELGWSREETAAQLSLTDTEIQAALDYCAANPEEIEALRAAREDRETAMAADLDL; from the coding sequence ATGGGCTCGGCGGAGATCGTCCGGACGCCGGACGTGCTCGACGGCGAACCACGAATCGCAGAGACGGGCGTGTCGGTGTTGGAGGTGTGGTCGTACGTGCGGGAGCTGGGGTGGTCGCGCGAGGAGACCGCAGCACAGCTGTCCCTGACGGACACGGAGATCCAGGCGGCGCTGGACTACTGTGCGGCCAACCCCGAGGAGATCGAAGCGCTGCGCGCGGCCCGCGAGGACCGCGAGACGGCGATGGCCGCCGACCTCGACCTGTAG
- a CDS encoding aldo/keto reductase, whose product MDLPPVGFGTMGVDDPAAVTDALAAGYRHLDTAQIYDNEAAVGKGLAAAAVPREAVTLATKLWVDGLAADDVRASTAGSLDRLDVDRVDLLYVHRPRGGYDSAETLPALARVREAGLTDAVAVSNFEPDQLAAAHDYVDVAAHQVEFHPYYREPGALADAHEHGYPLVAYAPLAGGRVLDDPVIREVAGELDASPAATALAWVVSHDGVVAIPKASSPAHRRVNLVAADLSLSAEQRRRIDEIDRETELFPE is encoded by the coding sequence ATGGACCTGCCGCCCGTCGGCTTCGGGACGATGGGTGTCGACGACCCCGCGGCGGTGACGGACGCGCTCGCGGCCGGCTACCGCCACCTCGACACCGCACAGATCTACGACAACGAGGCCGCCGTCGGCAAGGGGCTGGCGGCCGCCGCCGTCCCCCGCGAGGCCGTGACGCTGGCGACCAAGCTCTGGGTGGACGGGCTCGCCGCCGACGACGTTCGGGCGTCGACGGCCGGCTCGCTCGACCGGCTCGACGTCGACCGCGTCGACCTCCTGTACGTCCACCGCCCGCGTGGCGGCTACGACTCCGCGGAGACACTGCCGGCGCTGGCCCGTGTCCGCGAGGCCGGGCTGACGGACGCCGTCGCCGTCAGCAACTTCGAGCCCGACCAACTGGCGGCCGCCCACGACTACGTCGACGTGGCCGCCCACCAGGTCGAGTTCCACCCGTACTACCGAGAGCCGGGGGCGCTCGCGGACGCCCACGAGCACGGCTACCCGCTCGTGGCGTACGCCCCCCTGGCCGGGGGGCGCGTCCTCGACGACCCCGTGATCCGTGAGGTGGCCGGAGAACTGGACGCCAGCCCGGCGGCGACCGCGCTGGCGTGGGTGGTGTCACACGACGGCGTCGTGGCGATCCCGAAGGCGTCGTCGCCGGCCCACCGTCGTGTCAACCTTGTGGCCGCCGACCTGTCGCTGTCGGCCGAGCAACGCCGCCGGATCGACGAGATCGACCGCGAGACGGAGCTGTTCCCGGAGTAG